A genomic window from Glycine max cultivar Williams 82 chromosome 17, Glycine_max_v4.0, whole genome shotgun sequence includes:
- the LOC100819224 gene encoding ATP synthase delta chain, chloroplastic, giving the protein MASLQHPTASLQSKHILIPRNTLSQKPILNLSLHGTTFTPLKLKFGVTTTTTAAAATRRSTGATGARMSATAASSYAAALADVAAANNTLDATTADIEKIDEIFSDPQVSDYFADPTLAVEKKRQLIDEIAESSEFQPHTRNFLYILVDAQRIDLINEIAKEFELVYNSLTETELAVVTSVVKLESQHLAQIAKQVQKLTGTKNVRIKTLLDPSLVAGFTVRYSGSKLIDMSVRKQLEDIAAQLELGDISLAV; this is encoded by the coding sequence ATGGCGTCTTTGCAGCACCCCACAGCTTCCCTCCAATCCAAACACATCCTAATCCCCCGAAATACCCTCTCCCAGAAACCCATCCTCAACCTCTCCCTCCATGGTACCACCTTCACCCCCCTCAAGCTCAAATTCGGcgttaccaccaccaccaccgccgccgccgccaccCGCCGCTCCACCGGCGCCACGGGAGCCAGAATGTCAGCTACCGCAGCCTCCAGCTACGCCGCGGCCCTCGCCGACGTGGCGGCCGCGAACAACACCCTCGACGCGACAACCGCGGACATCGAGAAAATCGACGAAATCTTCTCGGACCCGCAGGTGTCGGACTACTTCGCGGACCCCACCCTGGCCGTGGAGAAGAAGCGCCAGCTGATAGACGAGATTGCGGAATCCTCGGAGTTCCAGCCCCACACGAGAAACTTCCTCTACATCCTCGTGGACGCGCAGAGGATAGACCTCATCAACGAGATAGCAAAAGAGTTCGAACTGGTTTACAATTCCTTGACCGAAACGGAGCTGGCGGTGGTGACGTCGGTGGTGAAGCTGGAGTCGCAGCACCTGGCGCAGATCGCGAAGCAGGTTCAGAAGCTCACTGGGACGAAGAACGTGAGAATTAAGACGCTCCTTGACCCTAGTTTGGTGGCGGGTTTCACTGTCAGGTATTCGGGCTCTAAGTTGATTGACATGAGCGTCAGGAAGCAGCTTGAGGATATTGCTGCTCAGCTTGAGCTGGGTGATATCTCACTCGCCGTATGA